Within Mercenaria mercenaria strain notata unplaced genomic scaffold, MADL_Memer_1 contig_2926, whole genome shotgun sequence, the genomic segment aacatataagcaatagtaacaaagctatgacagaaaacaaaggttgctgaaaaactttaaccttaaaaataacctaagtataacaccttggtgaccttgaccttgggtataatgggctcagcccctacatatactttgttagtatactggacaatgtttatatgaaggtacagtaagatataagcaatagtaacaaagatatgacagaaaaacaaaggttgcagaaaaactttaaccaagaagggtaacgccgacgccgacgccgacgccgacaccgacaccaaCTAGAATAGCCCCCTTATTCTCCggatagtggagctaaaaaaagggccatcggtttgattgagtctgtttatgagaggtagtgaaaagtgcaacatccctcacacTCTAACACCAGCTTAAGCCAAATTCTATTACCCGCGAACTTTGAGCAGACTGCAAGATTTTATCTATTCAGTAAATAAacatacacacaaacatacataGATGGGGAAATAgtattttaagataatttcatatgatgttgaaaattcataaaccaacttATTGTCTTATTACATACAGTTACAAActgaaaatacatgtcagagtcagtctatttcatacaaatacatatcacaattcattttaaacagcaaggTCACTGTCTGGTTTCATGTTTAATCAATACACCTGACTGTTCAAAGTACATTACTTGATGCAAAATTAAGTTATCAGTTATCACTGAATAATATCTACTAGATACAACTTCAAAATAGATACTTACCTTGATATAGATAACTGTCTTATTATGTACAGTTACAAACTGATAGTTGTTGTGCTATAAACAGTGTCATATGCAAAATATGTACATGAGAGCCGAACTCTTTTTAGGATGTATACATGCTAGATTATTCAGTTCAAACAGGGACCCCTAAAACAGTCAAAATGATGCCCGTAATATCTGTTGCTGTCTGTCTTATTGAAACAAATGATAAATTCTGAGATATAAAATGTATTCAAAGCTACAGGGTCAATGAAAAATTTAGCATTTAAAACAAAAGCCTCAATtggcatttattttattatactagTCAAGCCACTTTTAAAATACCTCTTTTTATCTCCAATCATACACAATATGATAGGCATATAAAACTCTGAAGAGTAAGAGCAACAACatctacaaaacaaaacaaaaatatttaaggttTCCAAATGGTATTTGCTCTCGAAATGGTATTtgctcaactattcaaattgttgttcAAGAaccaggaatattaccctaaagtTTCATTCCAGTATCTTTATTGGTTTTGAAGAAAGTAacttaaatgtaaaactttagtcagaagtttttaagttcaaacgggtaaacaattttgcaaaatacatgtcagagtcaTGGGAATTGATGCTATGACTTACCGGTAGTTTTGTAAACccgaagaaatgtgtgaagtttcaattcaatatctgcattttttttgagatagtaacttgtatgcaaaacttaaacaattaattttctaagtccaaaacgggggcataatttggccaaaatgcacaTCAGAGTTTTGAGTTTTTGACTTGACACTATCACCTATTTTCATAACCCcaaaaacacatgtgaagttttaattcaatatctgcattagtttggaaatagtaacatgcatgcaaaactttaaccaggctttactaagtccaaaaggggggaaaGTCTGACCAAAAtacagagttaagggacttgacccagtgaggttggtaattgacctagaacaagagctgtcacttttggttacaaatgcccccgaagcataCCCAAGAATGATACAGCTGTATGCGTAAAAAAGCACACATCAttccgtgaccttgaccttgacctaagagacagatattctcaatatggttaacatttatctaaaattattttcaaatcccctgataaatggcagagttatgaaccagacaagaaaaactttgacttcttagtgtgaccttgaccttggagctaggaatctgggtcttgtgcaagacacctcatctcattataagaaacatttatgccaagtaatttcaaaaatcccttcatcgatggcagagttatggaccgtatAGGCAACAGACCCCGTTAATCTTTAACctctaagggtgaccttgaccttagaactatgggtctggatcttgcgcatgacaagtcttctcattatggtgaacatttatgccaagtaatttcaaaatcccttcatgggtgacagagttatgaaccggacaggaaacagaccatgttaacctttgacttctaagtgtgaccttgaccttagaggtAGGGGtttggatcttgcgcatgacatgtcattatgtttaacatttatgccaagttatttgaaaatcccttcatgggtgacagagttatggaccggacatgaaacagaccatgttaacctttttctgatcaaatttcatgaagatcaattgaaaaatacagcttctatcgcatacaaaaggttttttcttcgatttgaccaagtgacctgccttttgaccccagataacccatattcaagcctaacctagattttatcaaggcaatcattctaactaaatttcataaagatcaattgaaaaatacagcctctatctcatttacaaggtttttctttgatttgacctagtttttgactccagatgacctattttcaaactttgcctagattgCATCAAGGTactcattctgaccaaatttcatgaagatcagttgaaaaatacggcctctatcgcatccataagctaaatgttgacatatctatgaaatatgggccagccAAATGATTgcagaagggcatataatataataattatagacttatgtttcggtcaatatgtgtttttatgcacttgtaaaaattatattgaccTCGGACGCATGTTGTGGGCCATAATGACTTTGTTTATTATGTGACTGCTACACATTTATTATTACTGATATAAAACATATCaatctttttgcaaaattttatttttgttaattaatttctcatttacaaaagtttgaatatttcatTCACATAAattcagcgcttttgaacgtttgttttatagatgaaaagagcgctataaaaatctggtaaataataaaagaaagtatTACTGAATTCACTGCTTTTGATAACCTCCCTTTATAGTTCCGATTATATAAattcatgtgcaatattgaaagtagATTCTAGTGTAGAatgtagtgcttttctaaccatgaaAATATGCAAACTCTTTATTTAGACaattgctttttttgtttttccataAATCTAAAGCCTTATGGGACTTTAAATGAgctaaaatttgaacaaatatgtCTTATCACAATGACACACACTATTGTGTCCTTGATTTTAACACATATAAATACAAAGGACATTAGCCTGAGAACAGTGATACATCAGACCCGTGATTGCATTGATACTGATTCTCTGACACTGCTGGATTTTGTGTATAAATAtttcttacataaaataaaaactaaaacatactgaccttaaaatataCAGGCACAAAGgattaataaaatttatctaaacTGTTAACAAAAATGGCAGTGTCAGGACGTAAACTTCCAGATTTTCAATCTTCAGTGTCAAAAGGTTCAGCAGAGGATTTTAACCACGAGTGTGATCCCTGTTTCAATGATGGTCAACATGAAGATGCCCATGGTTATTGTGTAGACTGCAAGGAATatctttgcaaaaactgctttaaatttcatcaaagaACCAAGGCTTTAAATCACCATCAACTGCTGGACAAAACTAACATAGATGACTACAAAACTTCTTCAACAACGTCTCAAGTATGCACTGAAAAATGTACAAGACATGCTAACGAGGTAATCAAGTTTTTTTGTCAAGAACACAAGGTACTTTGTTGTCATGACTGCATGACCATGGACCATAGGACATGTAAGATTGACTATATACCTGATAACTGTGCTGGAATAGAAGACAGTGATGAATACAAGAGGACAATGTGGCTGTTGAATCAAAAGTTGAAAGAAATAGATTTCGTAATGAAAAAGGCAACAGTCAGGGATAAGGAGATTGATGTTTGCTATGACAACCTCATCCAAGAAATTGTCAAATTCCGAAAAGAAATAAATGATCGCTTAGACCAACTGCAAAAACAAATTGAGAAAGAGGCTGACAGAAAGAAATCTGATGATAAACAAGTCATCAAGAAAGCGCTtcaaacatgtacaaatgttTCTGCTGATATTAACAAACTTCAGTCAAATTTAAGTTCTAACAATCAATCAAAACAGAATGGGCAACTTTACATCAACATTAAACAAGCTCAATCCAAACTAAAGTCAGATGAAATAGAAAAGGCTGAAGAAGGTTTAGAAAAGACAAACATGCAAAACACCTTTGAACGTAACAAAAACTTAGAAGATGTGTTGTCCAAACCAAATATTCTTGGTAACCTCAACCTATCCAACAACCTAGTCCTGCCACGAAAGGAAGTTGACAAGCAGatcagaataaaatatataaaagtaagaACAAAGTCAGACACTCGTCAATGCTGTATTACAGGATGTGCTGTCTTGTCCTCTAACAAACTGGTGCTGGCTGATATAAATAATAGCAAGCTTAAAGTTGTAGACATACAAAGTAAAACTGTGACAGCAGAGAAAGCACTTGACTGCATCCCATTGGACATTGCTACAATGCCTAGGGACCAGATTGCTGTGACACTGCCACCCAACAGGACGGTTATCATAATAAAAGCAGCCAGTAATCTGTCAATTGTCCAGAAGATTCCAGTTAAATCTAAATGCTATGGTATAACTTATCATCAAGAGCATCTCTATGTTGTTTGTCAGAGACCTAACAGTGTATTGGTACTAGATACACAAGGTAATGTCCAGAACACAATATCCctgaataatgacatatttaatgaTCTACAATATATTGTAGTAACTGAGGATTCTAGACATATCTATATCAGTGACTATCTTAGCAACTGTATAGTCAGTATAACATTACAAGGTGATGTGTCAGCTGTATACAAACACGAGAAACTTAAAGGACCACTGGGAATGGTGATGTTAGAAGATGGATCATTGCTGGTTTGTTTCTACTACACTGCCACCATTCATCATGTATCAGGAAACTTGAAGCAAGGTCAGAAAATAACTGATAGTCTATCATGGTCTATATGCTACAGTCATCATCATGATGAAGTCTATATTGGCTGTAATGGTAATGAGCTGGAAAACTACACTTTGAAATAGGATGTAAATATCTACTGCAGTTCCTGAATATGAAAATCAACTTACTCATACACTTAATTTTCGCAATAATCATCACGTGCTTTGTTAACACAATGAGAAAAGGAGTCTACTTTTGTCATGCATATCAACAGGTGTAAATAGTGtactgaaatatttctataaacaaTCACAAAGAAATGTTTTCTCATTTCAAATTAGAATTTCAGAAACAATATTCCAGAAATTGTATTCTGTTTCTATCATATTGCTGAAACTGTGCTTTTTTTTCATAGGTTTTCTAGAAACCATTAAACAAGATctactttaaggtagttctgcacgtttggatcgaaaacttttctacaatgtagaattttattaaactctaatttttcaaaaaatcagaatatacatataaaattcagcaaataaaaaagacaggatcgtgtgcttgattttttgctagactgatttgaaaatgtgGACCTCGCACAATATTtcacaatgggagtctatgggaaaatcataactttcataacattttattgaatagatttttttctacaatgtagattttgatggaacttctcacagttgtatgTAATTACATGGCCTATAATTTagtgtaataaaatgtataggtccgtgtgcttatttttgagatatttgaccatgattaaacgCAACTGGACATTTCACGTTAattctaagacattattttgaattttttaacgtcccatgtgttttaatttcatattttgactttacaaatATAGAAACAGTGCCCTCTTAAGTTGTAATAAATtcactcacaggtttcgatttattcataaagtgattttcatttccgtacgccgaatcctggctttattctacgttttccggataaattacgttacgccatcacttccggtttttcaaacgtgcaaaactaccttaataaTCATACTATAGGCAAAACATTCCTTTATCATAGTAAATAGCATCATATTATATCACTGACTTTTATCTTTCAAACTTTACTTGAGAATAAgcaaaagaaattataaaaaagcAGTTTCATAAACCAATACGGACTATAATATGCCCAatctataaatattttgtatggTCATGTGAAACAGTTGCCAATCATTTGTCAATGACtggaaaatgagaaaataaagtttcataatgaaactaaaaacaataattttgctACATCAATACTCCATAATTTCATTTGTAAACTCCAATTTTCATGTGACTGTATCCCACGAatatggttttcaatatttagcAGAAAAGGTATATCAATATTTATCAGAAATAAACATCATTATATCTCATTAAGGTTGTGGCTGTTGTTTTATTTCGGTTTATATTCGTCTTAGTTCAGTAAAGACTCTGAAAACAAGAAGTTACTGTCAGTCTGACAGATTAAAACAAGGAgcttcgttcaataaacgcttgatgcccccggtggcatccttgtcgatacaaagcaacctaagtccaaagcGAGGTAAAGtgcaaggtcaaactgaggtcaggtgatgtctgaagatgaggaatggtcacaggttacatctgcataagtatcaagtcattctagttagggtacggttccatttggttaaccttgtacggacacacggacggaggAACAGAGAGGACAATCACcgtatgcctcccgcatcagtagatgccgggggcataaaaacatgaactcaaaacccttatcatgcttgatacgattgattctgcctttgcaaccagtttgtctgatcaggatctgcatTCTTGTTCAACATTCAGTCAgcatatttttggtaagcatcccttttaacagttaatggtactgtccaaattaaaagatggacaagttcattacagaaattaagcAGAGTAAGCGTTAAGTCCTATAATACATTCCACCAGCCATAACAGTAGACTAGAATGTTTTCAGCTGCAAAACCTAGTCAAAAAGTAATGAACCCCGCAATGAAGATGAAATAAAGTTTGGTACAGGGCATGTAACCACAATAATATAACACATAAAAGAATCAACTGCACTGTCAGATATTACTTGTTAATTTCAACAAAAACAGCTGTGTTGGGAATTAATTCACGGACTGGCCAGACAAGAAaattgacttctaagtgtgactatGATCTTTTGCCGAAGGGTCTGAAATATGAATTTGTATCTTTGCATACAAAAGT encodes:
- the LOC128552588 gene encoding uncharacterized protein LOC128552588, giving the protein MAVSGRKLPDFQSSVSKGSAEDFNHECDPCFNDGQHEDAHGYCVDCKEYLCKNCFKFHQRTKALNHHQLLDKTNIDDYKTSSTTSQVCTEKCTRHANEVIKFFCQEHKVLCCHDCMTMDHRTCKIDYIPDNCAGIEDSDEYKRTMWLLNQKLKEIDFVMKKATVRDKEIDVCYDNLIQEIVKFRKEINDRLDQLQKQIEKEADRKKSDDKQVIKKALQTCTNVSADINKLQSNLSSNNQSKQNGQLYINIKQAQSKLKSDEIEKAEEGLEKTNMQNTFERNKNLEDVLSKPNILGNLNLSNNLVLPRKEVDKQIRIKYIKVRTKSDTRQCCITGCAVLSSNKLVLADINNSKLKVVDIQSKTVTAEKALDCIPLDIATMPRDQIAVTLPPNRTVIIIKAASNLSIVQKIPVKSKCYGITYHQEHLYVVCQRPNSVLVLDTQGNVQNTISLNNDIFNDLQYIVVTEDSRHIYISDYLSNCIVSITLQGDVSAVYKHEKLKGPLGMVMLEDGSLLVCFYYTATIHHVSGNLKQGQKITDSLSWSICYSHHHDEVYIGCNGNELENYTLK